One part of the Gammaproteobacteria bacterium genome encodes these proteins:
- a CDS encoding uridine kinase encodes MSDLLSGDGRTHVRSGLMRESLVSSKLIAETDAKKVRRMVPDVCMVAIGGRSIMDRGREAILPLVDEIAGLKERHKIVMGVGGGARARHTYAIGLDLGLPLGGLARIVGGVEENNRDILQFLLAPHGGITFIKDHFQDLQLFLANGMIPICIGQPPYHFWEPPSKEPGRLPDNGPDVGLFLQAEVIGAERMVYVKDVDGVFTNDPHKDDSATLIEKIGAAELLERKLPDMPVERELLRTLENARSLTSVQVINGLVPGNIGRALDGEPVGTIIYSSRDGDRS; translated from the coding sequence GTGAGTGATTTATTGAGCGGCGATGGCCGCACCCACGTGCGCAGCGGATTGATGCGCGAGAGCCTGGTCAGCAGCAAGCTGATCGCAGAAACCGATGCAAAAAAAGTGCGGCGCATGGTGCCTGATGTCTGCATGGTCGCCATAGGCGGGCGCAGCATCATGGATCGCGGGCGCGAGGCAATTTTGCCGCTGGTTGACGAAATTGCCGGCCTGAAGGAACGGCACAAGATTGTCATGGGTGTCGGTGGCGGCGCCCGCGCGCGGCACACCTACGCGATCGGACTGGACCTTGGCCTGCCGCTTGGCGGGCTGGCACGCATCGTCGGCGGCGTCGAAGAAAACAACCGCGACATCCTGCAGTTTTTGCTGGCACCGCACGGCGGCATTACGTTTATCAAGGATCACTTCCAGGACCTGCAGTTGTTCCTGGCCAACGGCATGATCCCGATCTGTATCGGGCAGCCGCCCTATCATTTCTGGGAGCCACCGTCGAAAGAACCCGGCCGGCTCCCGGACAACGGCCCCGACGTAGGCCTGTTCCTGCAGGCCGAAGTAATTGGTGCCGAGCGAATGGTTTACGTCAAGGACGTAGACGGTGTATTCACCAACGATCCGCATAAAGACGACAGCGCGACGCTGATTGAAAAAATCGGCGCTGCCGAACTGCTGGAACGCAAGCTGCCTGACATGCCGGTAGAACGCGAGCTGCTGCGGACACTGGAAAACGCCCGTTCGCTGACCTCTGTTCAGGTAATCAATGGCCTCGTGCCAGGAAACATTGGCCGGGCGCTCGATGGCGAACCCGTCGGGACCATAATTTATTCAAGCCGTGACGGTGACCGCTCATGA
- a CDS encoding uridine kinase has translation MNKREGKIWIDGMQNVLAGETLAATDIRERLGDRHSVDVLPDVWVLKIGGQSIMDRGGEAVHPILEELRTAQKNGTKFVIGAGGGTRARHVYALGLDLEMPTGMLARLGSSVPVQNARMLQMLMAKDGGIMMYPDDFEKLPFFLNAGCIPIMSGMPPNEFWEKSASVGLLPTNRTDAGVYLMAEFLGAKGVLFIKDEDGLYTDDPKKNPDAKLIPEANAAELLASGQDDLIVERVVLEYMTRAEKVKEIRIINGLKPGQVTAALNGEQVGSVIRA, from the coding sequence ATGAACAAGCGTGAAGGCAAGATCTGGATTGACGGCATGCAGAACGTGCTGGCCGGTGAAACACTGGCGGCAACCGATATCCGCGAGCGGCTCGGTGACAGGCACAGCGTCGACGTACTACCTGATGTATGGGTGCTGAAAATCGGCGGCCAGAGCATCATGGACCGCGGCGGTGAGGCCGTTCATCCGATTCTGGAAGAACTGCGCACCGCACAGAAAAACGGCACCAAGTTTGTCATTGGCGCCGGTGGCGGCACGCGTGCACGGCACGTCTACGCACTGGGGCTGGACCTGGAAATGCCCACCGGGATGCTGGCCCGACTCGGCAGCTCGGTGCCGGTGCAAAACGCCCGTATGCTGCAGATGCTGATGGCAAAAGACGGTGGCATCATGATGTACCCGGATGACTTCGAAAAACTGCCATTTTTCCTCAATGCCGGCTGTATCCCGATCATGTCGGGTATGCCACCAAACGAGTTCTGGGAAAAATCTGCATCAGTCGGGCTGCTGCCCACCAACCGCACCGACGCCGGCGTCTACCTGATGGCGGAATTCCTTGGCGCAAAGGGTGTGCTGTTTATCAAGGATGAAGATGGTCTTTATACGGACGATCCCAAAAAGAACCCGGACGCAAAACTGATACCCGAAGCCAATGCGGCCGAACTGCTGGCCAGCGGCCAGGATGACCTGATCGTCGAACGGGTGGTGCTGGAATACATGACACGCGCCGAGAAGGTTAAGGAAATCCGGATCATCAACGGGCTGAAACCCGGTCAGGTAACCGCGGCGCTGAATGGTGAACAGGTCGGCAGCGTGATCCGCGCCTGA
- a CDS encoding rhomboid family intramembrane serine protease, which translates to MFRTTAFASTHESERVADVTRNLTVVYETGSYPVCHEHALVLHALNLPYEIIQLDGFYALAVDSSLADEARRQLALYEKENRGWPPVLKQLPRVSGGVVGAMCYMTLLLVLHWMSNAPAFGFDWYVEGRVDGRLMRAGEWFRAVTALMLHADAAHLAGNAVIGAIFGMFLGQLIGQGFGWGLILAGGALGNIVNVLLQHPIHRAVGASTAVFAALGVLTAYTWMHRRDSRFHAAYRIAPLISGAVLLAYLGTGDERTDIVAHLTGFAAGMGGGIIAAQLPQDWLHDDRRQLIAGLVTPGVCLLAWMLAFA; encoded by the coding sequence TTGTTTCGAACAACTGCGTTCGCCAGCACCCATGAATCGGAACGTGTGGCTGATGTGACCAGGAACCTCACGGTTGTCTACGAGACCGGCTCATACCCGGTTTGCCACGAGCATGCCCTGGTACTGCATGCACTGAACCTGCCTTACGAAATTATTCAGCTGGATGGCTTTTACGCGCTTGCTGTGGATTCATCGCTTGCCGATGAAGCACGCCGGCAGCTGGCACTGTACGAAAAGGAAAACCGTGGCTGGCCGCCGGTACTGAAACAGCTTCCACGAGTGTCTGGCGGTGTTGTTGGCGCGATGTGCTACATGACGCTCCTGCTGGTGCTGCACTGGATGTCTAATGCGCCGGCGTTTGGCTTCGACTGGTATGTCGAGGGACGGGTGGACGGCCGGCTGATGCGTGCCGGCGAGTGGTTTCGGGCAGTCACCGCATTGATGCTGCACGCCGATGCTGCACACCTGGCCGGTAATGCGGTGATCGGCGCCATCTTTGGCATGTTCCTGGGTCAGCTGATCGGGCAGGGCTTTGGCTGGGGCCTGATCCTTGCTGGTGGTGCGCTGGGTAACATCGTCAATGTCCTTCTGCAGCACCCGATACATCGCGCCGTCGGTGCCTCGACCGCGGTGTTTGCCGCACTGGGAGTGCTGACGGCTTATACCTGGATGCATCGCCGCGATTCGCGGTTCCATGCGGCCTATCGAATTGCACCGCTCATCAGCGGGGCGGTGCTGCTGGCGTACCTGGGCACCGGCGATGAGCGCACCGACATCGTGGCGCACCTGACCGGGTTTGCCGCCGGCATGGGTGGCGGCATTATCGCCGCGCAGCTGCCGCAGGACTGGCTGCATGACGATCGCCGCCAGCTCATTGCGGGCCTGGTAACGCCGGGCGTGTGCCTGCTTGCCTGGATGCTGGCCTTTGCCTGA
- a CDS encoding outer membrane beta-barrel protein → MRLRKILLAFLPMLLASGHVSADVEFYTGLAIGQSDSEARGSDVAARLSSYDVDSVSVDGDDTGWRFYVGLTFTDILAIEFGYADLGDVSTNVAADISPSETAQFATDVANALPVMPAGLTLAGVARFGFADMGATGPLAQKLSVALRLGMIDADSDRDATGASGRDESDASPYYGVSLGMDFNDNWRGSVGYEVFNMDDRAGFWSAGVEYRIPKNQ, encoded by the coding sequence ATGAGGCTGCGTAAAATTCTGTTGGCTTTTTTACCCATGCTCCTGGCGTCAGGGCATGTCAGCGCCGACGTCGAGTTCTATACCGGGCTCGCCATTGGCCAATCCGACTCTGAGGCAAGGGGTTCCGATGTTGCGGCCAGGCTCAGTAGCTACGATGTCGATAGTGTCAGCGTCGATGGTGATGACACCGGCTGGCGCTTTTACGTCGGCCTGACGTTCACGGACATTCTTGCTATCGAGTTTGGCTATGCGGACCTGGGCGACGTGTCGACTAATGTCGCCGCGGATATATCGCCATCAGAAACGGCGCAGTTTGCCACTGATGTGGCCAATGCATTGCCAGTGATGCCCGCCGGGCTGACACTGGCCGGCGTTGCACGCTTTGGTTTTGCCGATATGGGCGCAACTGGGCCATTAGCGCAGAAGCTCAGTGTGGCGCTGAGGCTGGGAATGATCGATGCAGATTCCGATCGCGATGCGACCGGTGCCTCCGGCCGCGATGAGTCGGATGCCTCACCGTACTACGGCGTTTCGTTGGGCATGGATTTCAACGACAACTGGCGTGGCTCGGTGGGTTACGAGGTGTTCAACATGGACGACCGGGCTGGTTTCTGGTCGGCCGGGGTAGAATACCGGATCCCGAAAAACCAGTGA
- a CDS encoding sodium-dependent transporter produces the protein MTTSSSNLSAERSWSSGFGFIMATVGGAIGLGNIWRFPYAVGNNGGSAFVLAYLAALLLIALPLLLAEMSVGRAGGMSAPNSLRKLARESGSSSAWVGLGWLNMLTLFLVLSFYSVIAGWTLAYVIKLGSGMLSGLEISQVEAAFTGHLGKPAQLLGWHVVTMVLTMFIVSRGVSSGIERVTSVLMPLFFTVLVGLVIYALRVGDVAAALKYLFEPDFSQLTPRVMLEAVGQAFFSVTVGTGVMLTYAAYLPKEVPLARSATIAAGADTLVALLAGLAIFPIVFAYGLDPGEGAGLIFVTLSAAFAQMSGGAVLGTVFFLLVFVAALTSCIAILEPMVARAEEIGHINRPKATLLVGGAITLFGLSTIFSFNVWQDFRPVAGRNLFELFDYFVSNICLPLGGMLYAIFAGWKLTAETTRQSLSMSDGLLFQTWRFLTRYVAPLVIAVLLVFSLTG, from the coding sequence ATGACTACTTCAAGCAGCAATCTTTCTGCCGAACGGAGCTGGAGCTCCGGTTTTGGCTTCATTATGGCCACCGTGGGTGGCGCCATTGGCCTGGGTAATATCTGGCGTTTTCCCTATGCGGTGGGGAATAACGGCGGCAGCGCGTTTGTACTTGCCTACCTGGCAGCTCTGCTGCTGATCGCCTTGCCGCTGCTGTTGGCGGAAATGTCCGTCGGCCGGGCTGGTGGCATGAGTGCGCCGAACTCATTGCGCAAACTGGCGCGGGAATCAGGCAGCTCTTCTGCCTGGGTCGGGCTCGGCTGGCTGAACATGCTGACGCTGTTCCTGGTGCTGTCCTTCTACAGTGTCATTGCAGGGTGGACCCTGGCTTACGTTATCAAGTTGGGTAGCGGCATGCTCAGCGGGCTCGAAATCTCGCAGGTCGAGGCTGCATTTACCGGGCATCTCGGCAAACCGGCGCAGCTGCTTGGCTGGCACGTTGTCACTATGGTGCTCACGATGTTTATCGTGTCACGCGGCGTAAGCAGCGGCATCGAACGCGTGACCAGCGTCCTGATGCCGCTCTTTTTCACGGTGCTGGTCGGCCTGGTGATCTATGCACTGCGTGTTGGCGATGTTGCCGCGGCGTTGAAATACCTGTTCGAACCGGATTTCAGTCAGCTGACGCCGCGTGTGATGCTGGAAGCGGTCGGCCAGGCGTTTTTCTCAGTGACCGTCGGCACGGGCGTGATGCTGACCTATGCGGCGTACCTGCCGAAGGAGGTCCCGCTGGCCCGATCGGCCACGATTGCGGCCGGTGCCGACACGCTGGTGGCACTGCTGGCGGGGCTGGCGATCTTTCCTATCGTATTTGCTTACGGGCTGGACCCGGGCGAGGGCGCCGGCCTGATATTTGTCACGCTGTCGGCGGCATTTGCGCAGATGAGTGGCGGGGCCGTACTGGGCACCGTGTTTTTCCTGCTGGTCTTCGTGGCGGCACTGACATCCTGCATAGCGATACTGGAACCAATGGTCGCGCGGGCCGAAGAGATCGGTCACATCAATCGCCCGAAGGCAACTTTGCTGGTCGGCGGGGCAATCACCCTGTTCGGGCTGTCGACAATTTTTTCATTCAACGTCTGGCAGGACTTTCGTCCGGTGGCTGGCCGCAACCTGTTCGAACTGTTTGACTACTTTGTGTCCAATATCTGCCTGCCACTGGGCGGTATGCTCTACGCAATATTCGCCGGCTGGAAACTAACTGCTGAGACCACGCGACAGAGCCTTTCAATGAGTGACGGGTTGCTGTTCCAGACCTGGCGCTTTCTCACCCGTTACGTTGCTCCACTGGTTATCGCTGTCCTGCTTGTTTTTTCACTGACCGGCTGA
- a CDS encoding MerR family transcriptional regulator: MLEPGNNSELPPIPGKRYFTIGEVSELCGVKPHVLRYWEQEFPQLKPVKRRGNRRYYQRQDVLIIRQIRSLLYDEGFTIGGARQRLTGEEAREDLNQSQQIIRQVRSELEEILKILRR, translated from the coding sequence ATGCTGGAACCCGGGAACAATAGCGAACTACCACCAATCCCCGGCAAGCGGTATTTCACCATCGGGGAAGTTAGCGAGCTCTGCGGGGTAAAGCCCCACGTGCTGCGCTACTGGGAGCAGGAGTTCCCGCAGCTCAAACCGGTCAAGCGGCGTGGAAACCGGCGCTATTACCAGCGACAGGATGTACTGATCATCCGCCAGATCCGCAGCCTGCTCTACGACGAGGGCTTTACGATCGGTGGCGCACGACAGCGGCTGACGGGGGAAGAGGCCCGCGAAGACCTCAACCAGAGCCAGCAGATCATCCGCCAGGTAAGGTCGGAGCTCGAAGAGATCCTCAAGATTCTCCGTCGATAA
- the ihfA gene encoding integration host factor subunit alpha, whose product MALTKADMAESLFNELGLNKREARELVNCFFEDLRVALASGEQIKLSGFGNFDLRDKNERPGRNPKTGEEIPITARRVVTFRPGQKLKARVEAYAGTREQ is encoded by the coding sequence ATGGCGCTGACTAAAGCAGACATGGCCGAATCGTTGTTCAACGAACTTGGGTTGAACAAGCGCGAGGCCAGAGAACTGGTGAACTGTTTCTTTGAAGATTTGCGCGTCGCCCTGGCGAGCGGCGAGCAGATCAAGCTGTCTGGGTTCGGCAACTTTGATTTGCGCGATAAAAACGAACGACCCGGGAGGAACCCGAAAACCGGCGAGGAGATACCCATTACGGCCCGCCGTGTCGTCACCTTCCGTCCTGGTCAAAAACTTAAAGCGCGAGTAGAGGCATATGCTGGAACCCGGGAACAATAG
- the pheT gene encoding phenylalanine--tRNA ligase subunit beta, with protein sequence MRISEAWLREWVDPPVDTTELAAQLTMAGLEVAAIDPAAPDFSGVVLGRVKAVAPHPDADKLRVCEVDTGDATVNIVCGAANVAAGQLVPVAIVGAKLPGDLKIRKAKLRGVESNGMICSARELGLGDDADGIMVLAGKGRPGDPFRDYLKLDDNIIEVELTPNRGDCLGMAGIAREVGVINRLDVTAISTPAVPQAVDDVFPVTLAEGAGCPIFAGRIIRGIDPAASTPAWLQERLRRGGIRPISPVVDVTNYVMLESGQPMHGYDLRTLDGGINVRRAQPGEKLTLLDGRDVKLDEDVLVIADASGVKGLAGIMGGEDTGVRDDTVDVFFEAAFFEPLIIAGRARRFGLHTDASHRFERGVMPGGQLAAVERATELLLEIAGGKPGPAELTDTGGEMARDAVSLRRSQLHRLLGIDVPDSDVSEILQRLEMTVEEYAEGWHATPPAFRFDIEIEADLIEEVARIYGYDRIPETDATEQLPARPDSETRVPERELESLLMARGFREVVTYSFIDPRLQTLLDPGADALALSNPISSEQSVMRTSLLPGLLDTLRRNLSRQQERARIFEIGLRYIPQDTEIKQEKCLAGLVYGTRYPEQWGAGGEEVDYFDAKGEVEALLQLTGEPGAFAFEAASHPTLHPGQAARITRGDAVVGWLGALHPAHQHALELAKPPFLFEILVDDAFRAKIPVSGGISRYPAVRRDISLFLDESVSAASVLACVKKHAPEVLRQIKIFDVYRDQGVDSGLKSVALGLILQDYCSTLTDGEADSAVAAVSTGLVKDLNAKIRD encoded by the coding sequence ATGCGCATCAGCGAAGCCTGGCTGCGCGAATGGGTGGATCCGCCAGTCGATACCACGGAGCTGGCCGCGCAACTGACCATGGCAGGGCTCGAGGTAGCCGCCATTGATCCTGCTGCGCCGGACTTCAGCGGGGTGGTGCTGGGTCGTGTGAAAGCCGTCGCACCACACCCGGATGCCGACAAGCTGCGCGTTTGTGAGGTCGATACAGGCGACGCGACTGTGAATATCGTTTGTGGCGCGGCAAATGTCGCGGCAGGCCAGCTGGTACCGGTGGCTATTGTGGGAGCAAAGCTTCCGGGCGACCTGAAAATTCGTAAGGCGAAGCTGCGCGGCGTGGAGTCGAACGGCATGATCTGTTCGGCGCGGGAATTGGGCCTGGGTGATGACGCCGATGGCATCATGGTGCTGGCCGGCAAGGGCAGGCCCGGGGATCCGTTCCGCGACTACCTGAAGCTCGACGACAACATTATAGAAGTGGAGCTGACACCGAACCGGGGCGATTGCCTCGGCATGGCCGGCATCGCCCGCGAAGTGGGCGTCATCAATCGTCTGGATGTTACCGCTATCAGTACGCCTGCCGTTCCACAGGCGGTGGATGATGTGTTTCCGGTCACGCTTGCCGAGGGCGCCGGTTGCCCGATATTTGCCGGCCGGATCATTCGCGGGATCGATCCGGCGGCGAGCACGCCTGCGTGGCTGCAGGAAAGGCTCCGGCGGGGTGGCATCCGGCCGATTTCGCCGGTGGTGGATGTCACCAACTATGTGATGCTCGAGTCCGGTCAGCCGATGCACGGCTACGACTTGCGCACGCTCGATGGTGGTATCAACGTACGACGCGCACAGCCCGGTGAAAAGCTCACCTTGCTGGACGGGCGCGATGTAAAGCTGGACGAGGACGTGCTGGTCATTGCCGACGCCTCCGGCGTGAAAGGCCTGGCAGGAATCATGGGCGGAGAGGACACCGGGGTGCGCGATGACACCGTCGATGTCTTTTTTGAAGCGGCTTTTTTCGAACCGCTGATTATCGCGGGTCGGGCACGACGATTCGGCCTGCACACCGACGCTTCGCACCGGTTTGAACGCGGCGTCATGCCGGGTGGCCAGCTGGCTGCGGTCGAGCGCGCCACCGAATTGTTGCTGGAAATAGCCGGTGGAAAACCCGGGCCTGCCGAATTAACCGACACGGGTGGCGAGATGGCACGAGACGCTGTCTCATTGCGCCGCTCACAGCTGCACCGCCTGCTGGGTATCGACGTACCTGACAGCGACGTGAGCGAAATACTGCAGCGCCTCGAAATGACCGTCGAAGAATACGCAGAGGGCTGGCATGCGACCCCGCCGGCATTTCGCTTCGACATTGAAATTGAAGCTGACCTGATCGAAGAGGTCGCGCGTATCTACGGTTACGACAGGATCCCCGAGACCGATGCCACAGAGCAGCTGCCGGCCCGACCCGATAGCGAAACGCGGGTACCGGAACGCGAGCTTGAGTCACTGCTGATGGCGCGGGGTTTCCGCGAGGTGGTGACCTACAGTTTTATCGATCCGCGGTTGCAGACCTTGCTGGATCCCGGTGCCGACGCGCTTGCCCTGAGTAATCCGATTTCGTCGGAACAGTCAGTCATGCGCACGTCGCTGTTGCCCGGCCTGCTGGATACGCTGAGGCGAAACCTGAGCCGGCAGCAGGAGCGTGCACGTATATTTGAGATTGGTTTGAGATATATCCCACAAGACACGGAAATTAAACAGGAAAAGTGCCTGGCTGGTCTTGTTTATGGCACGCGCTACCCGGAGCAGTGGGGCGCGGGCGGCGAGGAGGTCGACTACTTTGATGCCAAGGGCGAGGTCGAGGCGCTGCTGCAGCTGACCGGCGAGCCTGGCGCGTTCGCTTTCGAGGCGGCCAGCCATCCGACCCTGCACCCAGGTCAGGCGGCCCGCATCACCCGCGGTGATGCTGTTGTGGGTTGGCTTGGAGCGCTGCATCCGGCACACCAGCACGCGCTGGAGCTGGCCAAACCGCCATTTCTGTTCGAGATTTTGGTGGACGACGCATTCCGTGCGAAGATTCCGGTCAGTGGGGGGATTTCACGGTATCCAGCGGTCCGACGCGACATTTCTCTGTTTCTGGACGAGTCTGTCAGCGCCGCATCCGTGCTGGCGTGTGTGAAAAAGCATGCGCCCGAGGTATTACGTCAAATCAAAATATTCGATGTTTATCGCGATCAAGGAGTAGATTCCGGGCTAAAAAGTGTCGCTTTAGGCTTGATTCTACAGGACTATTGCAGCACTCTAACTGACGGGGAGGCGGACTCGGCTGTAGCAGCAGTGAGTACCGGCCTGGTCAAGGACCTTAACGCAAAAATAAGAGACTGA
- the pheS gene encoding phenylalanine--tRNA ligase subunit alpha → MNDLAGLVEQAKQSIASVTDLAELDQVRVRLLGRKGELTAQLKQLGKLPAAERPAAGEQINQAKREIATLIEARRHELEAAVLEKKLETDRVDVTLPGRGQPGGGPHPVMRTMRRIERIFSGIGFNIHEGPEIEDEFHNFEALNIPAHHPARASHDTFYFPSGLLLRTHTSPVQIRAMQAGELPLKLIAPGRVYRCDSDLTHTPMFHQVEGLLVDENVSFANLKAILHGFAQRFFERDLKMRLRPSYFPFTEPSAEVDIECVMCSGSGCRICSRTGWLEILGCGMVHPKVFEHVGVDAEKYTGYAFGMGVERLAMLRYQVNDLRLFFDNDLRFLEQF, encoded by the coding sequence GTGAACGATCTTGCGGGCCTGGTCGAGCAGGCAAAGCAGTCAATAGCGTCCGTAACCGACCTGGCGGAACTCGACCAGGTCCGGGTACGGCTGCTCGGCCGCAAGGGCGAGCTGACCGCGCAGCTGAAACAGCTCGGCAAACTGCCGGCGGCAGAACGCCCGGCGGCAGGTGAGCAGATCAACCAGGCAAAACGGGAGATTGCGACGCTGATTGAAGCGCGTCGCCACGAGCTCGAAGCTGCCGTCCTGGAGAAAAAGCTGGAGACCGACCGCGTAGACGTAACACTGCCGGGTCGTGGCCAGCCGGGTGGCGGTCCGCATCCTGTGATGCGGACCATGCGGCGTATCGAGCGGATATTCAGCGGGATCGGCTTCAATATCCACGAAGGGCCGGAAATCGAGGATGAGTTCCATAACTTCGAGGCGCTGAATATTCCGGCGCACCATCCGGCTCGTGCCTCACATGACACTTTCTATTTCCCCTCCGGCCTGCTGTTACGCACGCATACCTCGCCGGTGCAGATACGAGCGATGCAGGCGGGCGAGTTGCCGCTGAAGCTGATCGCACCGGGGCGTGTTTATCGGTGCGACTCGGACCTGACTCACACGCCGATGTTTCACCAGGTTGAAGGACTGCTGGTCGACGAGAACGTCAGTTTCGCAAACCTGAAGGCGATCCTGCACGGTTTTGCCCAACGGTTTTTTGAACGTGACCTGAAGATGCGGTTACGTCCGTCGTATTTTCCTTTTACCGAGCCATCGGCCGAAGTCGACATTGAATGCGTGATGTGTTCCGGCAGCGGTTGCCGTATTTGCTCCAGGACCGGCTGGCTGGAAATTCTCGGCTGCGGCATGGTGCACCCGAAAGTATTCGAGCATGTCGGCGTGGATGCTGAAAAATACACGGGCTATGCCTTCGGCATGGGCGTCGAACGACTCGCCATGTTGCGTTACCAGGTTAACGACCTGCGCCTGTTTTTCGATAACGACCTGCGTTTCCTGGAGCAGTTCTGA
- the rplT gene encoding 50S ribosomal protein L20, with the protein MARVKRGVVAKARHKKVLDKAKGYYGARRKVYRVAKQAVIKAGQYAYRDRRQRKRQFRQLWITRINAAARGHGLSYSRLINGLKKADIEIDRKVLADIAVHDPEAFGAIAEQAKASLAG; encoded by the coding sequence ATGGCACGAGTAAAACGTGGTGTCGTTGCCAAGGCACGTCACAAGAAAGTACTGGACAAGGCAAAGGGTTACTACGGTGCGCGCCGCAAGGTCTACCGTGTAGCAAAGCAGGCAGTCATCAAGGCCGGGCAGTACGCCTACCGCGACCGACGCCAGCGCAAGCGCCAGTTTCGCCAGCTGTGGATCACCCGTATCAACGCCGCTGCGCGTGGGCACGGTCTTTCATACAGCCGCCTGATCAATGGCCTGAAAAAAGCCGATATCGAGATCGACCGCAAGGTGCTCGCGGATATCGCGGTGCATGACCCGGAGGCATTCGGGGCAATCGCCGAGCAGGCCAAGGCAAGCCTGGCTGGCTGA
- the rpmI gene encoding 50S ribosomal protein L35 — protein sequence MPKMKTNRGAAKRFRRTGSGGYKRKQSHLNHILTKKKPKRKRQLRATLQVAESDVKAVRRMLPYS from the coding sequence ATGCCGAAGATGAAGACCAATCGCGGGGCCGCGAAGCGGTTCCGTCGCACTGGTTCTGGTGGCTACAAGCGCAAGCAGTCGCACCTGAACCATATTCTTACCAAGAAAAAGCCAAAGCGTAAGCGCCAGTTGCGTGCCACCCTGCAGGTGGCAGAGAGCGACGTCAAAGCCGTACGCCGCATGCTGCCGTACAGCTAG
- the infC gene encoding translation initiation factor IF-3, translating into MAAPKAKRAKRNQEITSPSVRVISSDGEQAGVMTIEEARDLAKSAAMDLVEVSPNAEPPVCRIMDYGKYLFEESKKAQVARKKQKQIHVKEVKFRPGTDDGDYKVKLKNLTKFLSSGDKAKVTLRFRGREMAHQDLGRAMLDRVQKDLEDLGTVEQYPKMEGRQLVMVIAPKKK; encoded by the coding sequence ATAGCAGCACCTAAAGCCAAGAGAGCAAAACGTAACCAGGAAATTACTTCGCCGAGTGTGCGTGTAATTAGCTCTGACGGAGAGCAGGCGGGCGTTATGACTATCGAAGAGGCCCGTGACTTGGCGAAAAGTGCCGCGATGGATCTGGTAGAAGTTTCACCGAATGCGGAACCACCGGTTTGCCGCATCATGGACTACGGCAAGTACCTCTTCGAAGAATCGAAGAAGGCGCAGGTAGCACGCAAGAAACAGAAGCAGATTCACGTCAAGGAAGTTAAGTTTCGCCCGGGAACGGACGACGGTGATTACAAGGTAAAGCTGAAGAACCTGACAAAGTTCCTGAGCAGTGGAGACAAGGCCAAGGTTACGTTACGTTTCCGCGGTCGCGAGATGGCGCACCAGGATCTGGGGCGGGCCATGCTCGATAGGGTCCAGAAAGATCTCGAAGATCTTGGCACCGTCGAGCAGTATCCAAAAATGGAAGGCCGCCAGCTGGTCATGGTGATAGCGCCAAAGAAAAAGTAA